The genomic window AGAAGAGAGGAGTTGAGCGTAAGTTTACTCTATGGTTTAGTTCAAACACACGGTTTCACCATACGCCtttctatttttctctcatGGAACACCTAATAGTAGATTTTCGTCCATCCTTGATATATATATCTAAAGATTGGTACAACTCGTGACCCATCAAAAGATTTTGTTCCTGCTTCCCCCACTGCGTTTTGCCTCTTTTTTagcttttatatatatatatatatatatatatatatatatatatatataggggttgcTAATTTACTCTCTCCCCCCTATCCCCTTCTCCTTCTTTGAATGTTTTCCATGTATATGTAAACACTAAACAAGAAAGGTGACAACATGGTGCAAAAGAAATATTGGAGAACGAGCAACAATGGGGGGTGGAAAGCACAACACAAAATGAAAGATATGAACAATCAAAGCTTTATAATTTAAGGTGATGAATAAAATGTATATTTTCCAAGGTAGAAGAGGAAAATAGTGCTCTAAAAATTTATGACTTTACATTCCCATTAATAGGTTTTGTGCGTCATGTTTAAATGATTTAAATtgtacaatatatttttaatatttatagtaTGCTAGCAGCACACCCTTCTATGGGTGATATTCAGATTGATTTCACTAAATTATGTAGACTCTAAATAAATTTAGTATGATTCATTTGAATATCAACCAATAAAATAATGTATGTTAAATAACATAATTGTGATATGACAATACCATTTGACTTTTgatccatgatttttttttttaattttattatattatatatccaaaataattgccattaaaataaattcaaaataatacaCATGATAGGCAAATGGATAACAAATTGCGCtactaatttttctttttataggaTCAAATTACCTGAACTAGACTTGGCTAAACCCAAGGTATCAAACTTAGCTAGACAGATCATACAGTGGACACACTCTAAAAACAAACAATTACTTCTTGACGGGGACACATGAACCACCAGTTCATGCCGTCTGCCATCAGGCAACACTTATACTAAGGACAAACTTATCAGAGAATGTTCTAAGTCCTTACAAGCCCTAATTGTCCTCCTATATAAAATTTGCCTTAGATGCTTAGTCATGTATGTCTTATCTACCCCTAAATACTTCCCATCTTCGACGCATATTGACTTCATCGTCTGAGTGTCTACATGTACCACCATCAACGACCACCAACAATTCATATTCAACGACTCACTATCAGCCTATCATCCAGATATCAAGTCCAGAGAagattagtttattttatatatatatttgaaatacTTGCAAGATGTAGAAGATTGCCAATGATGATATCATATACAccaattaccaaaaaaaaaaaacttattacaTTGACATATGATGTTTGTATTTTATGTCCAAATCACAATTCACTAACTAAGAACATCTCTTAGGCCTACAACACTTATCTGAGATTGGTGAACCGTATTAATACGATGTCTTGGAGATAGGAAAATTTCTTTTAGCACACCCCATGTTTCTCACACATCGTGCTGATCAAGTCTTCTGCACCAATTAAAGGCCTGTCAAGtggatgacaaaaaaattcaaaattttcccAAGAGATCTCCGGGGAGCGTTAAATCTTAAAACGTTAGtgaatttaaatattttttacccATCCATTACCTAAATAGCAGTCAgagatattttaaatatttagcAGGGCTCACAAGAAAATGCAGGAGGTGCCAAAAGAAGCTCTCTGGAGATGGTCTGTGGCTCAGTCCAAATCCGATAACTGTAATTTTATTTGGGCCCCAAGGATTGCCTCTCCAGACAACAGTTGGATAATTTCTCAATTTATCTCTCAATATTGTataaagatgttttctctccccaccccccgtgattcttttataccccttgaatttccaaaaaacttcggtttatagaaaccgaagttttttttgccttgaaaaccgaaatttactctgaatttgtactagaaaaaattcggtttctgcgaaccgaagttttttgcaagggcaaaatcggaatattgggaggtataaaagaatcacgggggtggggagagaaaacatcttgtATAAATCTATCAAAGCACCTTTCAGTAAAATAAATAAGGGAGGCGAATTTAGAAAATAACAATAGTTGGGAGTGGGGTGGGCACACCTACTTTTTTGGTTTTCTACTTTAGGTGTTCCATTTTTGTATTGAAATACATACCCCTGTATTTCCTTTTAAATCATCTCTTATGCTAttgtcgaaaaaaaaaaaaaaaactctaatgcTACTTCACAATTAAAAGGATAAAATTACAAGTTTACACAGGGCATTTTACttagaaaaatgacataaatacCCAACTTTGAACATTTTGTGTTGGCTATATGTAAGCTTCATAATTCATCCATGTGAGTGTTATAGTTGGACAAATGATCATGTGAAGAGTATATCTCATTCAATTATCATTCTGAGCATATATTCCATTCTCTCTCTGTCCCTACACATGCTGATCAAGTCCAAGTATTTCATTGCATCTTTAGGTGAGAGCCCTTCAACAAGGAACTTTAACAACCCACTATGTGTTGCTTGCATCACATCAAAACATTGCTCTAGTGCTCTTTCATCTTGCTCTCTGCTCAATTCCACTGCCTCCATTAATGGAAGTAATTCCAACTCCTCTTCCATGAAGTGTTGTTTGCATTGTTCCTAAAAGGAAATTGGACCCAAGAtatctattaatttaatttagacaTCAAGTTCATAATTTTAGTAAGATAAACAAGTACAATATATTTTCCTATTTTAAACAGAAATTAACTATTAAAACTTCCCTTTCACATACTACAATTAGATATTCTAGAAGTTTTTTGTAGGGAATTAAATAATGCTTATTTACCTGAAATGAATTGAGCCTAGTAGAAAGATTGTACAAAGCCTCTCTGTAATTGGAACTTCCTGAGTCTAAAACCTCAATAGATTTGATGATTTCTTTGATGCCATTCATGATAGGAAGGTCCCTAGCATGTTCCTCCTTTGCAGCTTTAGTTAGCCCTGCATGCACATTAATTAACTTTGTTCATATGGCCGGAGTATTGCTCCAAATGCAAGCAATCTAATCTCCTTTTTCTTAATGTGCTTGCTTTTGGGTGAACCAAATACTATCAATGCTGAAATCCTAACAAACAATTAAATTGCTCTTTATGGTAGTGTATATAATACTAGTACTTACGATAAATACCACAAAAAAACTCACATAAATGGAAGATCGTGGATCCAAACTCTAAATTTACACCGCAAGCATGCAGCCTAACGATTTTGGCATTTACCAGTGTATAGGACCAATAGATCGTATGTATTttaatcataaataaaatatgtatctAAGTGAAATATAACCACTCTTTTAACAATTATGCTATATTTACCGTGTAAATCTAGACTTACTACCCTGATATTTACTGTAGTTGGATACTGATACAcactatataagcaaaaaaatttgTCATGTTATACTTTTATAacaatttatattaaaattaaattaaattaaattttaaatgaattttactTACTTACAAGATACTAATGTCAAATAAACACTAGGGTcgtactgtcaaaaaaaaaaataaacactagGGTACCGAAAAATTTACCATTTCAAATTGAAATCTAGCACTACTCAACTTCACTAACCACAAACTCAACTCAacttctataatatttttttttttctataatataCTTCGAAGGTGTACAAGTGACATAAATATTTCATCATACACAAATAGATATGTGCCATTTggaataacttatttttgagtttatgcaaatatataagtttttacgtattattataagtcgaggtagtttatgaaaaaataacttatataaatacAGTTTTCATTAGTGGAACTTATAAATTagcataaaaacttatttatttgcctAAACTGTTTtgcataaatttaaaaataagctatTTCAGACGAGTCCATATACAATAAACAAATAGAAATTGTTTGGTGTTATTTTGCTGTGTACCTCGATCAGCACGATCAAAAATAGGGAAGATGAGTCTTTCTTCCATTTGAGCATGCTCCATCATCAAATCCAACAACTGAGAGTAACTCCTTCCAAATTTCCTCACCTCCATCTTCCAACTTCCCATTTTCGGATCAACGGCCTTCTTCCCTCCACGTGTCGCCAGATCCTCCGCCCATCTCACCAACCTCTCCACATGCCACGTCACACTCTTATGCTGCAACCGCGTCACCCTCACCATTAACGACACCGTTCCATCCTCACTCTCACCATCACTCAGTACCACCGCCTTCGACGATTCTTCCGGCACCGATAAATCCGGGAATCGCGTGTCGATAAACCGTAGAAGCGCATCGCGGGAGCCTGACTCGAAATCCGACTTCATTGGAACAGTAATCGAATTCTCCCAGTTGGATCGTAAGCCACGCGCCGTCTCATTCGGCGGTGCCGGCAGCGAAGGTCTGGAAGATGAAACAGTATCGGACgaagtagtagtagtattttgGAGAATGGCGAAACGAATGTATGTAGAGAAAATACTGTCCGGCGTGCCGTGTAACCGAACGGTGGGGTAGACGGTGGCTCCGTCGTTAGGTAAAATCTCCGCCGTGAGTGTTTCCGTTGAATTACTTAAACAGTTTCccattgaattgaattgaataaaataaaatgaaaaggttTGAGAAGGATTAGATTGTAATTAATTAGTGTTTGTGTTGATGTGTAAAAATGAAGTGA from Trifolium pratense cultivar HEN17-A07 linkage group LG1, ARS_RC_1.1, whole genome shotgun sequence includes these protein-coding regions:
- the LOC123903048 gene encoding uncharacterized protein LOC123903048, with product MGNCLSNSTETLTAEILPNDGATVYPTVRLHGTPDSIFSTYIRFAILQNTTTTSSDTVSSSRPSLPAPPNETARGLRSNWENSITVPMKSDFESGSRDALLRFIDTRFPDLSVPEESSKAVVLSDGESEDGTVSLMVRVTRLQHKSVTWHVERLVRWAEDLATRGGKKAVDPKMGSWKMEVRKFGRSYSQLLDLMMEHAQMEERLIFPIFDRADRGLTKAAKEEHARDLPIMNGIKEIIKSIEVLDSGSSNYREALYNLSTRLNSFQEQCKQHFMEEELELLPLMEAVELSREQDERALEQCFDVMQATHSGLLKFLVEGLSPKDAMKYLDLISMCRDRERMEYMLRMIIE